The Brachyspira hyodysenteriae ATCC 27164 genome includes a window with the following:
- a CDS encoding MBL fold metallo-hydrolase, translated as MLFWQKTFFIYFLVTFSVFAAEKTPMDYLNDNTPLKPTKVFDNVYCIGSVSVVAWVITTSDGLILIDSMWDDRDAKLIEDGIKGFGLDPKNLKYIILSHGHGDHYGGAKYLREKYGAKVILTKTDTDLIYNLNTGANSPRSPKTKVDIYSKDKDIIKLGDTSITILETPGHTAGCTSFIFPVKFRGKEYTAVLWGGTGLPKDRDLVSKYKKSAEYFKKEAISRNASISLTAHLFADNGYANLEKAGNLKANEQNPFIMSKENMEKYLNSLIERAEKELNK; from the coding sequence ATGTTATTTTGGCAAAAAACTTTTTTCATTTATTTTTTAGTAACTTTTTCAGTATTTGCAGCTGAAAAAACTCCAATGGATTACCTAAACGATAATACTCCTCTAAAACCAACTAAAGTATTTGATAATGTATATTGTATAGGTTCTGTGAGTGTTGTCGCTTGGGTAATAACTACATCAGACGGATTAATATTAATAGATTCTATGTGGGATGACAGAGATGCAAAACTCATAGAGGATGGTATTAAAGGTTTCGGATTGGACCCAAAAAATTTAAAATATATAATATTAAGCCATGGGCATGGAGATCATTACGGCGGAGCTAAATATTTGAGAGAAAAATATGGAGCTAAAGTTATACTCACAAAAACAGACACTGATTTAATATACAATCTAAATACAGGAGCAAATTCTCCTCGTTCTCCAAAAACAAAAGTTGATATATATTCAAAAGATAAAGATATAATAAAACTAGGAGATACAAGCATAACTATATTAGAAACTCCTGGACATACTGCAGGATGTACTTCTTTTATATTCCCTGTTAAATTCAGAGGAAAAGAATATACTGCTGTACTTTGGGGAGGAACAGGACTTCCAAAAGATAGAGATTTAGTATCAAAATATAAAAAATCAGCTGAATACTTTAAAAAAGAAGCTATATCAAGAAATGCATCTATATCATTAACAGCACATTTATTCGCTGACAATGGATATGCTAATTTAGAAAAAGCAGGCAATCTAAAAGCAAATGAACAAAATCCATTTATTATGTCAAAAGAAAATATGGAGAAATATTTAAACTCTTTAATAGAAAGAGCTGAAAAAGAATTAAATAAATAA
- a CDS encoding ankyrin repeat domain-containing protein, with translation MLRKLSIVIFLLSAFILYSQESQEPPVSIPIIKAIANNDIKTLQKLIRDGADVNVKDAEGNTPLIWASLLGFDKIVEELLSNGADINMGNSFGNTPVMAAVLEGKTSTIRILISKGADLNLKNKDGWTAVMWACVNGNLSVLKMLVNARAEVNIKDVNGSTPLMVASDSGYTDIVRELIKLEVNVNEKNNYGDTAIMMGAIIGDVGIVKELIKAGANINEKGSNGGCALIYAARFGRTDVVRELLKNNADINITADDGTSPILAACIDGYSDIVKELIKNNADINKPDNVGYRPLIVSAIEDHIVIVEALLNAGADIGATTNEGYTALMGAAIKGNLEMAQVLLDAGADINHKADNGKTALSMAKEKDQEEMVNFLKANGAK, from the coding sequence ATGTTAAGAAAGTTATCAATTGTAATTTTTCTTTTATCAGCATTTATTTTATACTCTCAGGAATCTCAGGAGCCTCCTGTAAGTATACCAATAATAAAAGCTATAGCTAATAATGATATTAAGACTTTACAAAAATTAATAAGAGATGGGGCAGATGTAAATGTTAAAGATGCAGAAGGCAATACACCTCTTATATGGGCTTCTCTTCTTGGTTTTGATAAAATAGTGGAGGAATTATTGTCAAATGGGGCTGATATTAATATGGGCAATAGTTTTGGCAATACTCCTGTTATGGCTGCGGTATTGGAGGGAAAAACTAGCACTATAAGGATTTTAATATCAAAAGGAGCTGATTTAAATTTAAAAAATAAAGACGGCTGGACTGCTGTAATGTGGGCTTGCGTCAATGGAAATTTGTCTGTTCTTAAAATGCTTGTAAATGCTAGAGCTGAAGTGAATATAAAAGATGTTAATGGAAGTACTCCTTTAATGGTAGCATCAGACAGCGGATATACTGATATTGTAAGAGAGCTTATAAAATTAGAAGTTAATGTTAATGAGAAAAATAATTATGGTGATACAGCAATAATGATGGGAGCTATTATTGGAGATGTAGGTATTGTTAAAGAATTAATAAAAGCCGGTGCAAATATAAATGAAAAAGGTTCTAATGGAGGATGTGCTTTAATATATGCAGCAAGATTTGGAAGAACAGATGTTGTAAGAGAATTATTAAAGAATAATGCTGATATTAATATAACAGCTGATGATGGTACTTCTCCTATATTAGCTGCTTGTATAGATGGCTACAGCGATATTGTGAAAGAATTAATAAAGAATAATGCTGATATTAATAAGCCTGATAATGTGGGATATCGTCCATTGATAGTTTCAGCTATAGAGGATCATATAGTAATAGTTGAAGCTTTATTAAATGCAGGTGCTGATATTGGAGCTACTACTAATGAAGGATATACTGCATTAATGGGAGCTGCTATTAAAGGAAATTTGGAAATGGCTCAGGTTTTACTAGATGCAGGAGCCGATATAAATCATAAAGCAGATAATGGAAAAACAGCATTGAGCATGGCAAAAGAAAAAGATCAGGAAGAAATGGTTAATTTTCT